The Paramixta manurensis region ACCTTATACTATGGAGTTCTTTTACGTCCGGTTGCAGCCGGAAGGGCGGAAACCGGTTCAAATAGCGTGCTTACGCGACGTTAGTGTTTAACTTCATCACTACCGCGCAGGTAAATAACCCAATACGTTAATCCTACCAATAACCCACCGCCGATAATGTTGCCAATCGTCACCGGAATCAGGTTAGCGGTAATAAAATTGCTGACCGTCAAAGCGGGAAATTGTGCGGCGCTGGCACCGGTAAGATGCCAAAATTCAGGAGAAGCGAAATCACGTACTACGATGCCCATCGGGATCATGAACATATTGGCGATGCTGTGCTCAAAACCGCTGGCGACGAACATGCCGACCGGTAATACCATCGCTAACATTTTGTCCGTCAGGCTGCGGCCTGAGTAACTCATCCAAACGGCTAAACACACCATCAAGTTTGCCAGTGTGCCGAGGCAAACGGCTTCAAGGAATGTATGGTGCATTTTGTGGTCGGCGGTTTGCAGCACATTCATGCCCCACGCGCCATTATCAACCATATACTCGCCGGAGAACCAAATTAGCGCGACAAAAAATAACGCGCCAATTAGGTTCCCTACGTAGACGTTAAGCCAGTTTTTGGCTAGTTGGCCCCATGTAATGCGCCCGCTGGCTTTTGCTACCACGGTTAACACGGTCGACGTAAATAAATCCGCGCCGCAAACCACCACCAGCATTAAACCAAGGGAGAAACAAATACCGCCGATCAATTTTGCTAACCCGTAAGGAACGGTGCCCGTACCGGTCGTGGCGGTAATATAGAAAACAAACGCGATGGAAATAAAAACGCCAGCCGTAATAGCTAAAAAGAACGTTGTGAGAGGATGTTTTGTTGCTTTGTAGACACCAGCATCTTCTGCCACTTTGGCCATTGCTGCCGGTAATAAAAGATCAAAAAGGTTGTCAGTTTTCACACTAACGCTCTCCGGAATCAGTAGACGAAGTGATACTAACAAAGGAGTATAGGGTAAAATTTGATGTGGATCATATAGCGTAGGGTAATTGGGGCGTTTAGCCTTGTTATTTATAAGGTTTTTAACCCTAATCTATTGAAATAAAACATAAAAAAATAGTTTAAAATATATTATAAAATTTGAAAAAGGCACTATTTACTTATTGGGAAAAGTAATGAAAAAGAGGGTTATTTTTAATAAATGTAACCTCTAACGATTTTACGCGATTAAAGTTAACTTTTTATTTACTTTTGCAGAATGTCGGGCCGTTATTTAGGAAATGCTATGCGCTTCTAATAATCTGTAAACATTATCCGGGCCTGATAATGTCGTGGCGACAGTGACGTCGCCACGATACTACGATTGCATTTATTTCCAATAACGGCGTTTCGCCACCTGCAATTTC contains the following coding sequences:
- the focA gene encoding formate transporter FocA, giving the protein MKTDNLFDLLLPAAMAKVAEDAGVYKATKHPLTTFFLAITAGVFISIAFVFYITATTGTGTVPYGLAKLIGGICFSLGLMLVVVCGADLFTSTVLTVVAKASGRITWGQLAKNWLNVYVGNLIGALFFVALIWFSGEYMVDNGAWGMNVLQTADHKMHHTFLEAVCLGTLANLMVCLAVWMSYSGRSLTDKMLAMVLPVGMFVASGFEHSIANMFMIPMGIVVRDFASPEFWHLTGASAAQFPALTVSNFITANLIPVTIGNIIGGGLLVGLTYWVIYLRGSDEVKH